The genome window AATTTGTAGGAACATTAAAAACAATAGTTTACTATCCTTTCCACGTGGTCGGTGATAAATTAGTTTATACCAAAGTAAGAGAAGGTGTCGGTAATAGCATTAAAGCATGGATTAGTGGCGGTGGCTCCTTAGCAAAACACATTGATAACTTTTTCCAAATAGTTAATATTCCCCTCTTAGTGGGCTATGGCTTAACGGAAACTTCCCCTGTAACCAATGCCCGTCGTATGAATCGTAATATTGTCGGTGCTTCTGGGCAACCTCTTCCCGAAACCGAAATTATGATTGTTGATCCTGAAACCAAAACTCCCCTACCCCAAGGACAAAAAGGACTCGTATTTATTCGGGGTACACAGGTAATGCAAGGATATTATAAAAAACCATTAGCCACCGCAAAAGCGATTAATGAAGATGGCTGGTTTGATAGTGGCGATTTGGGTTGGCTTACCTCCGATAATGACTTGGTAATTACAGGCAGAGCAAAGGATACTATTGTGTTGAGTAATGGGGAAAATATAGAACCTCAACCCCTTGAGGATGTGTGTGTGCGCAGTCCTTACATCGATCAAATTATGTTGGTGGGGCAAGATCAAAAATATTTGGGAGCTTTGATTGTACCGAATCTTGATGCCTTGAGTGGGTGGGCAAAAGAAAATAAAGTTTCCCTAAAAATTCCTGATGCTGGAGCGCCCAGAGAGAAGATAGAAAATAGTGATCTTTATTCTAAGGAGGTTATGAGCTTATTTAAACAAGAGTTAAACCGTGAGGTTAAAAATCGCCCTGGGTATCGTCCTGATGACCGTATCGCTGTTTTTGAGTTGATTTTAGAGCCTTTTTCTATGGCTAATGGTATGATGACCCAAACCCTGAAAGTGAAGCGCCCTGTTGTAACGAACCATTATCAGGATATGATAAACGCAATGTTTTAATGGAATTTATCGTTAATATAATTTTATGCAGTTAAATTTAAATACTTCTGGTTTAGTTCTCAAGCGTCCTGTTAATGTGAAGGTAATCGTTACCCCTGCATGGCAGGATGAGGCTCAAAAACAATTACAAAATCAGGTTAATCAGATTGATTCTCAACTCGCTCAACTTGAACAACAGGGGCAAAGGGCGATCGGTGAAATCCAAAAACAAGGTAGTATTCAAGCCGCCCAACAAATTGAAAATATCAATCAACAAGTTAATCAGAAAAAAAACGAACTTCTACAAAACAAAAATCAAATGTTGCAGCAAATGCAACAGGTTCAATTATTAGAACTTGGGCAGGAAGTTGTACAGGCTCAAATGGAGAGCTTTTTTGAGGTAAAAGAAGGAGATAATCTTGTGGAAAAACTCAATGTAGAAGTTGTCCTCAGAGATGGGGTAATAGAGGAAATTAGAGGTAAAGTTTAAATAATTAATCATCTAATTTATCTGGCTTCGCAGGGTGGGCATTGCCCACCAAAATAATTTTCGTAAAAGCTACAATTACCCACGAAAAATACTATTGCTATAATTCAGTTATTGATACAGTAAAACTAAATTCATAAGTGTAATTAATATGACTAGCAATAATTCCCCCAATCCTATCCAACAAGGTTTAAGAATCGCCATTGGTGCTACTGCCTCCGCAGTGGAGACAATCCAAGATAGGGAGCGACTTAACCAAAAAATTACTGAATTAACCAGAGATTTACAAGCTAGATCGGAAATATGGGCGCAAAAAGGAGCTTTGACAGAGGATGAAGCAAAAAAAATGATTGAAGATTTTTTCAATCAAAAAAATAATGTACCTAAGTCTTCTAATACCAAGCCCTCTGGTGGTTCAACTCCTTCTAGCCAAGATTTACGAAGTTTAACGCAGGAAGTAATTAACCTTCGAGAGGAGTTAAATAAGCTCAATAGTAAATCTTCTGAGAATTAATTAAGATTAAAAATCCAAAGCATCCTTATCATGTCTTAAATATATTCAAATTTTAATGGTGGGCATTGCCCACCCTACAAGTAACATATATAGTAAATTTATGATGTAAAGTCAGTTCATTAAGAATAAGATAAATTGGAAAAATTCAAATTTATTGATTTATTTGCAGGAATAGGGGGATTTCATTTAGCTTTTCATTCCTTGGGTGGGGAATGTGTCTTCGCTTCAGAAATTGACACTCATGCTAGAAAAACCTATCAACATAATTTCTATTCCATCAACCCAGAATTATTTGAAAAAGGGATGTTTAATGATGATATTCGCAAAATATCTCCCCAAGAAATTCCTGATTTTGACATACTATGTGCTGGATTTCCTTGCCAACCATTTAGCCAAGCAGGATATAAAAGAGGATTTAATGATAATCATAAATCAGAACGAGGAAATCTTTTTTTCAATATAGTTGATATTTTAGAAATTAAAAGACCAAAAGCATTTTTCTTAGAAAATGTCAGGGGTTTAATTAGTCATGATAAAGGTCAAACATTTAAAATTATTAGAGAAATTTTAGAAGAAGAATTAAACTACAGTTTTTATTATCAAATAGTCAAAGCCTCAGACTACGGGCTGCCACAATTAAGACCTAGAACTTTTATTATTGGCTTTAGAGATGAAGGATTTTTAAAAGGATTTAACTTTCCTCCGACTAAGCCTCTAAAATTTAATATGTCAGATGTTTGGGAAGGTCAATGTTCGCGGGAAATTGGTTTTACTTTAAGAGTTGGTGGACGAGGTTCTAACATTAATGATAGAAGAAATTGGGACTCTTATTTAGTTGACGGTGAAGTAAGGCAATTAATGCCTGAACAGGGGAAAAAAATGCAAGGATTTCCTGATAGTTTTGAGTTTCCTGTTTCCAAAAAAGAGGCTATGAAACAGTTAGGAAATAGTGTCGCAGTCGATGCCATTAGGGAATGTGGGAAAAGTTTATTAAATCATTTAAATATTATTGAATTGCAAAGTTTAGATATGAAAAAAACAAAAAATAAAGGTGAATGGACTGAAATATATTCATTTTTTAAGGTGATTAATGATAAAAAACTTACTTTATCAGATAAAGATTTAAATAACACACAAAACTACTTTTCTGTTTCTAAAGTATCTACTCTTAATTTGGATAAAGATATAATCTTAACTGATACTGATTTAGTTTTTATAGAGAATAAAATTACCAAGCAAAGAAAACAAGTTAATGTAAGAGAACTTATTAATAAGGACATTTTACAAGATTTAAGTCATCAGATTAAACAAAATAAAGGGACATTTGAAATTGATGATATAGTAGCAATACAAAATGAATTAGGAATTTCTATTATTAAAGGGGGTAGAAGTAATCAAAAAAGCGATATTGTTTTAGATATAAGTCAAGACAATTTCTGTAAAACAAATGAAGGATTCGGAATTAAGTCTTATTTAGGTAGTAAACCAACTTTATTGAATGCTTCTGGAAAAACTAATTTTATTTTTAAAGTTGGTAATTTATCTAAGGGAGATTTGGATAACATCAACAGCACTAAAACCTTAAAAGATCGTCTTAATAAAATAATTGAATTTGGAGGAATTTTTTATTTTCATCAAATTGAACAAGAAACGATGTCTTACAATCTTAGAATTATTGATTCAATGATGCCTGAAACTGTAGCACAAATGTTATTGGAGTTTTTTGTTGAGAGAAATAATATCCTCTCTGAAAATTTAGTTTCTGTTTATAATAAAGGATTATTAGATAATATTACTGATGATTTATCCTCTCTGACTATTAAAGTAAAACGATTTTTAGTTAGTGTTTTGTTGGGCTTTTTCGCTGGAACTAAATGGGATGGAAAATATGCTTCAAATGGTACAATAGTAGTTAAAGATGATGGCGAACAATTAGCTTTCCATATAATAGATCTTTCTTCTTTAGAGGACTATTTATTTGAAAATATAGTTTTTGACACTCCTTCAACAACTAGACATCGTTATGGTAAATTAATTTTAGAAAATGATGGTAATTTGTATTTTAAACTTAATTTACAGCTTAGATTTCGTTAATTTTGAAAAAACTTAAGTAAAAAATGTGTATGCTTTCCCAATTCCACTGAGTTGTTTTGGAAAGTGATAGAAATAATTGAGGTGGATTTTTATCCACCTTTTAGTTTAAATTAATCTTAATTTGCTTTTCTATAGATACTAAAAAAGAGCAAAAAATAAGGTTATTTAGGAGAAACATTATCACTTTTTTAGGTGATAACGGTGGGTTTGTCTCTATTGGTATATTTCTTGATGTGGGCGATTTCTTCTGCCACTTGAATTAAGTCACCGAGCGCCTCTTGGGTGTCTAAATTTTGCTTGGTGGTGTCAGGTTCATAACTTTCTAAATAAACCCTTATCGTGGCGCCTTTTGTGCCTGTGCCAGAGAGACGGAAAACAATTCTTGAGCCGTCGGTAAAGCCTATGCGGACTCCTTGTTTTTCTGATACACTACCATCTACAGGGTCAGTATAACTAAAGTCATCGGCATATTTGACGGTATATTTACCATAGGTTTTGCCCACGAGGGTATCGAATTGGTTGCGTAGTTGGTTGACTAATTCATTGGCGCCTTCACTGGCGACTTCTTCGTAGTCGTGACGGGAGTAGAAGTTGCGTCCGTAGGTTTCCCAGTGGGATTTGACGATTTGCTCGACGGATTCTTGTCTAACGGCGATGATGTTTAACCAGAAAAGCACTGCCCAAAGTCCGTCTTTTTCTCTGATATGATTGGAACTTGTACCGAAACTTTCTTCTCCACAAATGGTGGCTTTGTCGGCATCGAGGAGATTACCAAAGAATTTCCATCCTGTGGGGGTTTCGTAGCAGTCAATACCTAATTTTTCGGCAACTCTATCTACGGCTTCGCTGGTGGGCATGGAACGGGCAACCCCTGCTAGTCCTTGTTTGTAGCCTTTTACTAAGTGGGCATTAGCGGTAATAACTGCTAAACTGTCGCTGGGATTGACGAAGAAATGTTTGCCTAAAATCATGTTGCGATCGCCATCACCATCGGAAGCAGCACCAAAATCGGGAGCATTATCCCCAAAAAGAATATCCACTAACCCTTTAGCATAAACCAAGTTCGGATCTGGATGTCCTCCCCCAAAATCCTCGAGGGGAACACCATTTATTACGGTTCCAGTGGATGCACCTAATTTTTGCTCAAAAATTGCTTTTGCATAGGGTCCTGTGACGGCGTGGAGGGAATCCATGCACATTTTGAACTGACCACCAGTAAGCAGTTTTTTGATTAAATCAAAGTCAAATAGAGACTCCATTAATTCAGCGTAAGGCTTGACCGAATCTACCACTTCTACCTCCATATCACCTAGTTTAAATGAACCTTGGTTATTTAGGTTTATATCAGCAGATTCGAGGACAGAATATTCTTTGATGGTTAAGGTGCGCTGGTAAATGGCTTCGGTAACTTTTTCGGGAGCAGGACCACCATTAGTAACATTGTACTTAATTCCAAAGTCACCGTTTTCTCCTCCGGGGTTGTGAGAAGCTGAAAGAATAATACCACCATAGGCATTGTTACCACGGATAAGGCATGAAGCAGCAGGGGTGGATAAAATACCGTCACAACCCACCAAAACACGCCCTACACCATTGGCAGATGCCATTTTGAGGATAGTTTGGATGACCTGACGATTGTAATAACGTCCATCTCCTCCTAATACAAGAATTTTGCCTTTTAATTCAGGAAGACTATCGAAAATTGATTGAACAAAGTTTTCTAAATAGTGGGGTTTTTGAAATACGGTGACGGCTTTGCGCAAGCCTGATGTCCCCGGTTTTTGATCATTAAAGGGAGTTGTAGAGACTTTTATAATACTCATAAATAATCAATTTGATTACTCTATTGTGTTCCCTAAAAATGTTAACAGAAAGCTCCCACTAAAATTTAACTTAAATCTGTGGTTACATCTGAAGCCATTTCCTCCGTGGTTTCTTCACTAGCGGGGGGTACTAAAGCCACCGCTGCGATCGCATCATCCCCATCCAATTTCTGCACCCTTACCCCACTAGCGTTACGGGATTGGAGAGAAACTGCATTAACATCACAACGAATAATAATACCCCTTGTGGTGATAATCATAAACTCATCATCAGCATTGACGATGTGCAAAGCCGCTAATTCTTCCGTAGATTTACGGAAACGAATGGCTCTCAAACCTAAGCCAGCCCTTCTTTGTAGCCTAAACTGAGATACAGGAACTCTTTTGCCATAACCGCTAGTAGTTACCGCCAAGGCCCAGGGAGCATCTTTGGCCGTATCATTGGTTAATTCTTCTTCCGTGTCATTATCAGGCTCATTATCATCCGCCTCCCCAATGGTAGCCACCACCTGAGAAGGAATAATATCCATACTAATTAATTGATCTCCTTTCCGTAGCTTCATGGATTTAACCCCTTTAGCCGTACGACTGAGGGGGCGTAGTTGATCATTATCAGCGTGGAAATGGATGGCCATACCTCGACGAGAGCCAATTAAAATGCTATCTTCTGCGGTAGCTAGACGCACCCAACGCAACTCATCCCCTTCAGCGAGGGAAATGGCAATTAACCCATTACTGCGAATATTAGCAAAGGCAGAGAGGGCCGTTTTTTTGATATAACCATTTTGGGTTAACATGACCAAATATTCATGATCTGTAAACTCACTTACTGCGAGGATAGAGGTGATTTTTTCCTCCGAGGAAATGGGCAACATCTGGATGATGGGCATACCACGGGCGTTACGGGAACTTGAGGGGATTTGATAGGCGCTGAGGGCATATACTACGCCCCTATCGCTAAAGAAAAGAATGGTATCATGTTCGCACCCCGTCAAAAAGTGTTGTACCTCGTCATTTTCCTTCATTTTTGCCCCTGCTTTACCCCTAGTGGCTCGGTTTTGAGCTTCAAAGGTACTGACAAGCATTTTTTTCAAATAGCCTTGTTCGGTTAAAATAATGGCTACTTGCTCATTGGCAATTAAATCAATATCCACTAAATCTCCATCCCCTTGGATGATTTCCGTACGGCGAGGGGTAGCATGGATAGTTTTGATTTCGATTAATTCTTCTTCGATGATGGCATCGATTCTTTCTTTACGCTCGAGAATATCCCGTAAGTCAGTGATTTGAGTTAGTAAGTCTTGATGTTCGGCTTCTATTTTCTCGGCTTCTAGGGCGGTGAGTCTTCTTAGTTGCATTTGTAAGATAGCATCTGCCTGAAACTCAGAGAGGGATAAATCATCGACTAACTGTTGTTTGGCGTTAGCGCTATCGGCAGCACTGCGGATGAGACGAATTACAGCATCTAAGTTACCGAGCGCAATTAATAACCCCTGTAAAATATGGTCTCTTTCTTCAGCTTTACGGAGACGATATTGGGTACGGCGGGTAATGGCTTCTACCCGAAAATCGAGGAAGACTTCGAGGAATTTTCTGAGGGTTAAAAGTTGAGGTTCGTTACCTACCAATGCCAACATATTACAACCGAAGTTGCTTTGGATGGTGGTTTGTTTGTAGAGGTTGTTTAATACTACCCTAGCGTAGGCATCCCTTTTTAATTCTATGACAATGCGCATCCCGTTGCGATCGCTCTCATCCCTAATGTCAGAGATACCATCAATTTTTTTATCATTAACCAAATCAGCAATTTTTTCAATTAAAGAGGCTTTGTTGGTTTGATAGGGCAACTCCGTAACGATAATAGCTTCCCTATCCTGTCTGCCCCTTTGGGAAATAGTTTCAATACCAGCTACTCCCCGCATGGTTACCGAACCTCTGCCCGTGGTGTAGGCTTCTTTTATGCCTTGTCTGCCTAAAATTTGTGCCCCTGTGGGAAAATCAGGGCCGGGGATATACTGCATTAATTCAATGTCAGTAATTTCGGGATTATGAATCATGGCAATGGTACCATCAATCAACTCGCCGAGGTTGTGAGGAGGAATATTTGTGGCCATCCCCACCGCAATCCCTGTGGTACCATTTAACAACAGTTGAGGTACCCTAGCAGGTAAAACCACAGGCTCTTGTTGAGAGCCATCAAAGTTATCAATAAAATCAACGGTTTCGGCTTCAATATCTCTTAAAAGTCCATTGGTAGCCAAAGACTGTAAACGGCACTCTGTATAACGCATGGCCGCTGGTGGATCATTATCCACACTACCAAAGTTCCCGTGACCATTGATTAAAGGATTTCGCATAGAAAAATCCTGAGCCATCCTCACAAGGGCATCATATACCGCTGAATCACCGTGGGGGTGGTATTTACCCAAGACTTCCCCCACAACCCTTGCACACTTACGAAAAGGTCTTTCTGGGGTCAATCCTAGCTCATACATGGCGTATAAAATACGACGGTGAACTGGTTTTAAACCATCTCTTGCATCGGGCAAAGCCCTACCTACAATAACGCTCATGGCGTACTCTAGGTAAGAGTTTGACATTTCACTGGTTAGATTGGTTGGTACAATGCGTTCTTGGATGGAGGTCATATATATTTTGAGTCACGAAATTAATGCTATTTTAGCATAGATTAGCCCCTCAAAAATCAAGTGAGGGAATGGGGAATAGGCAATGGGGAATGGTGATAAAAAAAAGCGAGGCTGACGGCTAAATCAACCCCACTGATGATGAAAAATTTTTGCGAGAAAAAAATTTTCTTAGCTTATTTGTTGATGGCAATATCGTTTATTACCTGATTAGGTGCGATCGCACTTTCTAATACAGAACTACTAATCACAGAATTATTAGCTACGGTAACTACAGGATTAGAGAGAATACCAATCAAAGAAGTGGCAACCACCAATAAAACAAGAGATACTTGCATGGCGCGCATCCCTGGAAGATTCCAGCGCACGGGGGGGTATCTTTTGACCACTTCAGACATTTCTTGAGGTTCTTTTACTACCATCATTTTCACCACTCGAATGTAATAGTAGATAGAAATTACACTGGTGACGAGCGCCGTTAAAACTAAGCCATAAAGCCCAGCTTGCCATCCTGCCCAGAAAATGTAAATTTTACCGAAAAATCCAGCCAAGGGGGGAATACCGCCAAGGGAGAGTAGGCAGAGACTTAAACCAAGGGTGAGGAGGGGATCTTTTTGATACAATCCTGCATAATCACTAATTTTATCAGTGCCTGTTCTGAGGGCAAAGAGAATTACACAGGTAAACGCTCCAAGGTTCATGAATAGGTAGATAAAGAGGTAAAATATCATACTAGAATACCCTGCCTGAGAGTCGGCGACTAAACCAATCATCACAAACCCTGCTTGACCGATGGAGGAGTATGCTAACATTCTCTTCATGCTAGTTTGGGCAAGGGCTACCACGTTTCCTAGTACCATACTAAGGATGGCTAGGGCGGTAAAGATAAATTGCCATTGTTCGCCCATGGGATTAAAGGCGGTGGCGAGTAAGCGAATGGCTAGGGCAAATCCTGCGGCTTTTGAACCTACGGAAAGGAAAGCAACCACGGGGGTAGGAGAACCTTCGTAAACGTCTGGAGTCCATTGGTGGAATGGTACAGCGGAAATTTTGAAGGCGATACCTGCGATGACAAAAACGAGGGCAATGGCTAAACCTAAAGATTCTAAACCAGTGCCTGGTTGGATGGTAGAGGCGATCGCATTTATATCGGTTAAACCGCCAGAAAGTCCATATAACAAGGATAAACCATAAAGAAAAATAGCAGAACTAGCCGCCCCAATCAAAAGGTATTTTAAGGCAGCTTCATTGGAACGAGGATCTCTTTTCATGTATCCTGTCATCAGGTATGAAGAAATACTGAGCATTTCTAAGGATACAAAAATCATCACCAATTCCGATGCCCCACAGAGAAACATTCCCCCAAGGGTAGCGGTGAGCAAAATACAAATAAATTCTGCTAGGGCAGTGCCTGTATTTTCAATATAAGTAATGCTCATGGAGATGGTAATGGCTGCTGACAGTGCCACAATGATGCGGAATACTATACTGAGGTTGTCACCCACAAAAGAGCCTAAAAAGGATTGGGGGTTGGGATTATCCCAGCCCAACACTAGGGCTACCACAGACGCCAGTAAACCTCCAATGGCAAAGTAGGGCAACCATGAGGCGGCTTTACGTCCGAATATTAAATCTCCTATTAATACTAATAATAATGTAATGATTACAATTCCTTCTGGTAGAATTGCGATCGCATTTAATTGACTAGCGATTTGACTAGAAAAATCCATAATTAGTTGATTTTAAAACTATCAATAGTCAATCTTACCTGAAAAGTTCCTACAATGGACAATTAAGAATTGATAATGGATAATTGTTTTTATGGCATTGCTTAATCATGGATGATAAGTTAATTTCATAGAAAAGTCTAAATATTTTTATGGATAAAAAACCCAATTTAATAGTTATCTGTAACGGTAGATCTTGTAAAAAATATGGAAGTAATTACCTTTTAGAAGCTATTCAAAAAAAAGAGCAAAATGCCATAAAAGTGACTACTAAATATTGTTTCGGTCACTGTGGTAATGGTATTACAGTTTTAATATTACCAGAAGAAAAAATTTATCCTAACATAAAAGATGAAAAAGAACTTTTAAATATACTCAACTCTAAATAATTATCATGGCTAAAACAATTTTAATCACAGGAGTAAGCAAAGGATTAGGAAAAGCATTAACAGAAAAATTTATCCCTTTAGGTCATACCATTATAGGGTGCGCTCGTTCCTATAACACCATCAAAGAATTACAACATAAATATCCAGAACATTATTTTTCTTCCCTGAATGTAGCTAATTATCAAGAAGTAAAAAAATGGCTTAAATCCTTACCTCAAACCCCCGACTTAGTTATTAATAACGCTGCCATTATTAATCAACCAGCGCCCCTATGGGAAATACCTACCGAAGATTTTGATCAACTAATTGACATTAATATCAAAGGCACAGCCAACATAATTCGGGGAATGGTACCCCTGATGATGGACAAAAAAGAGGGTATCATCGTTAATCTTAGCTCAGGTTGGGGACGTTCCACCTCCCCCGAAGTTGCTCCCTATTGTGCCTCTAAATGGGCCATTGAAGGATTAACCAAAGCCCTTGCCCAAGAGTTGCCCAGCAATCTTGCCACCGTTGCCCTGAATCCTGGGGTTATTAATACCGAAATGTTAAATATTTGTTTTGGTGAACAAGCAAAATTATATGATTCTATTGATGATTGGGTGAAAAAAGCAGTCCCATTTTTATTAAATTTATCTCTGAGGAATAATGGGGATTCTTTAACGGTTAATTAGGTATCTCAGGAAGCAGTGAGTCTTTTTAAAAGTAATCGAATAAAACATAAGTTAACTTTTTGGGTGGAGTTGAATAAGGTTCTTTCAAAGTTTTTGACCAAATTTTTACATCTTTCCATCCAAGCATTAGATCTTTCAATGATCCATCTTGCTTTGACTACCACAAATCCTTTTTTTCCTTCTGATTTTTTTTGTAATGTTTTTTTTAGTGTTTCTTCTTTTTATGAGACAAATGGACGTCAGTGCAATGGACGATGAGAACTTTAGAGACGTTGGAGAATATGTAAATTTTATAGTGGAAAACAACTTGATCAAAGAAGGGTTGTTGTTAAGAAGTGGAAAAATAGACTTCGTTGAGGACCTCAAAAAAGTTGGTTGCCCAAAATCAATTATAAATTTGAGGAAGCAAAAAGACAAAAAGATTGAAGGAGTAAATCAATACGATTTTCCAAAAGCAGATGAGGTTGATGTCTACGAATGGCAAAACAAAAAAACTAGGCTTTGGACTGGTAAAATCTTGAAGACAATAAATCAAAAGTCCTTTAAATTGCCGCTCTTGATTCATTGTGCGTTTGGAAAAGATCGAACAGGTGTCATAATAGCCTCTATTTTATCAATTTTAAAAGTTCCCGAAAGTGTCATTTTAGAAGAATATAAGTTGAGCGAGGGGAAACTTAAAGAGAAAGAAATGGAAGAACTTGTGTATCAACTTCATGACTACGAATGGAGTGAATTAGACGTTGACCCAAGTGATTTTGAACAGATGTTTCTTGAATCTCCTCCCCCGATTAGAACCTCACTGTTGGGGTAAAGCTAGGGCGAGACAATTTGTAAACCTTAGATAGCCTTCTTTTGTCACTTTCCGAAATAACTAATCGGAAA of Cyanobacterium sp. HL-69 contains these proteins:
- the dcm1 gene encoding DNA (cytosine-5)-methyltransferase 1 Dcm1, translating into MEKFKFIDLFAGIGGFHLAFHSLGGECVFASEIDTHARKTYQHNFYSINPELFEKGMFNDDIRKISPQEIPDFDILCAGFPCQPFSQAGYKRGFNDNHKSERGNLFFNIVDILEIKRPKAFFLENVRGLISHDKGQTFKIIREILEEELNYSFYYQIVKASDYGLPQLRPRTFIIGFRDEGFLKGFNFPPTKPLKFNMSDVWEGQCSREIGFTLRVGGRGSNINDRRNWDSYLVDGEVRQLMPEQGKKMQGFPDSFEFPVSKKEAMKQLGNSVAVDAIRECGKSLLNHLNIIELQSLDMKKTKNKGEWTEIYSFFKVINDKKLTLSDKDLNNTQNYFSVSKVSTLNLDKDIILTDTDLVFIENKITKQRKQVNVRELINKDILQDLSHQIKQNKGTFEIDDIVAIQNELGISIIKGGRSNQKSDIVLDISQDNFCKTNEGFGIKSYLGSKPTLLNASGKTNFIFKVGNLSKGDLDNINSTKTLKDRLNKIIEFGGIFYFHQIEQETMSYNLRIIDSMMPETVAQMLLEFFVERNNILSENLVSVYNKGLLDNITDDLSSLTIKVKRFLVSVLLGFFAGTKWDGKYASNGTIVVKDDGEQLAFHIIDLSSLEDYLFENIVFDTPSTTRHRYGKLILENDGNLYFKLNLQLRFR
- the pgm gene encoding phosphoglucomutase Pgm, translated to MSIIKVSTTPFNDQKPGTSGLRKAVTVFQKPHYLENFVQSIFDSLPELKGKILVLGGDGRYYNRQVIQTILKMASANGVGRVLVGCDGILSTPAASCLIRGNNAYGGIILSASHNPGGENGDFGIKYNVTNGGPAPEKVTEAIYQRTLTIKEYSVLESADINLNNQGSFKLGDMEVEVVDSVKPYAELMESLFDFDLIKKLLTGGQFKMCMDSLHAVTGPYAKAIFEQKLGASTGTVINGVPLEDFGGGHPDPNLVYAKGLVDILFGDNAPDFGAASDGDGDRNMILGKHFFVNPSDSLAVITANAHLVKGYKQGLAGVARSMPTSEAVDRVAEKLGIDCYETPTGWKFFGNLLDADKATICGEESFGTSSNHIREKDGLWAVLFWLNIIAVRQESVEQIVKSHWETYGRNFYSRHDYEEVASEGANELVNQLRNQFDTLVGKTYGKYTVKYADDFSYTDPVDGSVSEKQGVRIGFTDGSRIVFRLSGTGTKGATIRVYLESYEPDTTKQNLDTQEALGDLIQVAEEIAHIKKYTNRDKPTVIT
- the gyrA-2 gene encoding DNA gyrase, A subunit, with translation MTSIQERIVPTNLTSEMSNSYLEYAMSVIVGRALPDARDGLKPVHRRILYAMYELGLTPERPFRKCARVVGEVLGKYHPHGDSAVYDALVRMAQDFSMRNPLINGHGNFGSVDNDPPAAMRYTECRLQSLATNGLLRDIEAETVDFIDNFDGSQQEPVVLPARVPQLLLNGTTGIAVGMATNIPPHNLGELIDGTIAMIHNPEITDIELMQYIPGPDFPTGAQILGRQGIKEAYTTGRGSVTMRGVAGIETISQRGRQDREAIIVTELPYQTNKASLIEKIADLVNDKKIDGISDIRDESDRNGMRIVIELKRDAYARVVLNNLYKQTTIQSNFGCNMLALVGNEPQLLTLRKFLEVFLDFRVEAITRRTQYRLRKAEERDHILQGLLIALGNLDAVIRLIRSAADSANAKQQLVDDLSLSEFQADAILQMQLRRLTALEAEKIEAEHQDLLTQITDLRDILERKERIDAIIEEELIEIKTIHATPRRTEIIQGDGDLVDIDLIANEQVAIILTEQGYLKKMLVSTFEAQNRATRGKAGAKMKENDEVQHFLTGCEHDTILFFSDRGVVYALSAYQIPSSSRNARGMPIIQMLPISSEEKITSILAVSEFTDHEYLVMLTQNGYIKKTALSAFANIRSNGLIAISLAEGDELRWVRLATAEDSILIGSRRGMAIHFHADNDQLRPLSRTAKGVKSMKLRKGDQLISMDIIPSQVVATIGEADDNEPDNDTEEELTNDTAKDAPWALAVTTSGYGKRVPVSQFRLQRRAGLGLRAIRFRKSTEELAALHIVNADDEFMIITTRGIIIRCDVNAVSLQSRNASGVRVQKLDGDDAIAAVALVPPASEETTEEMASDVTTDLS
- the ndhB gene encoding NAD(P)H-quinone oxidoreductase subunit NdhB; amino-acid sequence: MDFSSQIASQLNAIAILPEGIVIITLLLVLIGDLIFGRKAASWLPYFAIGGLLASVVALVLGWDNPNPQSFLGSFVGDNLSIVFRIIVALSAAITISMSITYIENTGTALAEFICILLTATLGGMFLCGASELVMIFVSLEMLSISSYLMTGYMKRDPRSNEAALKYLLIGAASSAIFLYGLSLLYGLSGGLTDINAIASTIQPGTGLESLGLAIALVFVIAGIAFKISAVPFHQWTPDVYEGSPTPVVAFLSVGSKAAGFALAIRLLATAFNPMGEQWQFIFTALAILSMVLGNVVALAQTSMKRMLAYSSIGQAGFVMIGLVADSQAGYSSMIFYLFIYLFMNLGAFTCVILFALRTGTDKISDYAGLYQKDPLLTLGLSLCLLSLGGIPPLAGFFGKIYIFWAGWQAGLYGLVLTALVTSVISIYYYIRVVKMMVVKEPQEMSEVVKRYPPVRWNLPGMRAMQVSLVLLVVATSLIGILSNPVVTVANNSVISSSVLESAIAPNQVINDIAINK
- a CDS encoding putative short-chain dehydrogenase, which gives rise to MAKTILITGVSKGLGKALTEKFIPLGHTIIGCARSYNTIKELQHKYPEHYFSSLNVANYQEVKKWLKSLPQTPDLVINNAAIINQPAPLWEIPTEDFDQLIDINIKGTANIIRGMVPLMMDKKEGIIVNLSSGWGRSTSPEVAPYCASKWAIEGLTKALAQELPSNLATVALNPGVINTEMLNICFGEQAKLYDSIDDWVKKAVPFLLNLSLRNNGDSLTVN